The genomic stretch TTATTGAGAAATGAGAAAGTGTTCACAACTGAAAATATTCTGATATTATTACTTTTTAACTGTACAGTTGGTGGCAGTTACGTTGGAAGTGTCCAAAGCAAAGATATGTGTCGTAAGTCATACTCAAACTTATGTATTATTTGAATTCCTCTATTTCTCTTATAAACTCTAGAGTATCAAACTGAACAGGTTCAATGTCCTAAAACTTGTAGGGGCTTTCTTTGACATGTACATTGGAGATAGTCCTGTGTGCGAACAAACCAAGAAAGAGATTGGCATGAACATCGCAAATATTATTAGGAGTTGTTGAAACAATTCTTTTCCTTTCCAATTGTCCTGATTTTTAGAATGGACAATTGGAGAATGGCATAGCATCCAAACCTATAGCAGAAGCAGTTGTTTCATAAATTTGATTTCAATCTGCCTTAAAATTGGTCGGAGTTCCTTTTCAAGGTTTGTCCTTTGAATCATAGAAATCATTAGGATAGCTCAAGTTAGATTATTGTTAGAAGTCTTCTCTGTTCCTATTGATGATGATACGCATCTCTTTGATGCCTCTATCCTTGTTAGATGTATAATCTTATTTTTGAGAACGAAAGGCAAAAAAATACAGATTAGAATATTAATGTGAGTTTGCTCTAGGTtagatttttttatgaatttagtTAAATAACatctatttaaataataaatatgaagTCTGTTTGTAAGGTTTTTTATTATATGGCTAGGGGATACCCTTCCCTATTCACAAGGTATCGACCTAATGTGTTAAAAAGTAAGTCACTGAGTAGTTTTTAGTTGGTGTCATTTCTTTGGATCTTTGCTCTCTTTGTTTACTGAAAAATATCTTGtgtatgtatgaaatgtatgaatgtatacaCGGGTCTCAAAGATCACGAGAAGCAAGTTAAGTAATGTAAACTAAAATatcatgttttcaaaaaaaattatgtacTGTTAACATGACTTGGTGGGTTGCATTATGTGTGTGAGGAATGAGGCTGAAGGTGGATTCTAGGCAAATGTATATGTGTATACAATTTAAGTATTTGCCCACATCATGTCTATAGAAGCTATGAACTCACAATTTTTGTTACAATTTGTACAACTTAAGTATTTGCCcacataattcaaaaaaaaaaaaaaaagtatttgccCACATCATGTCTATAGAAGGTAGTCATGAACTCATAATTTTTGTTATAATTTGTACAATTTATGTTTGTTCACATCATGTTTATAGAAGTTAGTCTTGAACTCACAATTTTTGTTACAATGTGAAACTGATTGGTTGTTGTAGCAATAGAAACAAAGGAAATGATTGTAATCTATTGATATACCATATACGGGTATATGGAGAATGGAAGTGTTTGTTTGGGATTGTTACATGGAAATGCTCTCAAGTTAAAGAGAAACCTTGATTAGGAGACTCCAATACCAGCTTCTATTTGCTTGATAAAGAACCGGTCCAAAACCTTGTACCTCATATTTGGTTTGGGTATTAGCTTTTAAAATTTTCCGTTAGGCTGTAAAAAATGTTCGTTAGACTGTAAAAAAGGTTCGTGGAAATATACTAAACTAGCAAAACCATGCTAAGCGTGTGATTCTGTcatgaaaaaaattgattatgaGTGAACGAATTTTGTAAAATTGATTCTAAATAAAGTGAGTTGAAAATAAAGTAATTATGTCAGGAGAAATTTTTGCAAAAGTGAATTAAACAGTGATTTTAGCTTTGAATTTTGTTGGAGCGAAAATTATTCCACGAACCTTGTGAAACATTTTAAAATTaaggtattttatttttttgacgaAATCACTTTAAACAAGAAAAAAATCACACTTGAAaactattatttaaattattgactaatttttaaattctaattttttattataactcgctttggaaaaaatatttgtattttaatataagtcgatttataatttcaatgaataattaataatatttttcctattatatttttaaatatttattattattattattattattattattattattattattttgatagaAAACAATCTCATTCATTAGATGAAAAAGAGAGAGTACAAACATAGAGAAAGAAAATGTGTTAGGGCATTTTCCATCCACACATTAACAACACCAATAATTAAAACTAACAAATTATGGACATCAAAAAGTTTTGAGAGGTTAGAAACCAAAAGGAAGGTACCAATCCAAAACTTTAATCCAATCAACCAAGTAAAATTCTTCCGCAAGAGACAAGTGAGTTTTGGAACCCCaatctttaaatctatccaaTTACAGACCATATTTTTAGCTTTGACACTAGCTTTATCACGCTCAAATCGATTATCTAGGTTCACAATATTGATTAAACTCACAACTTGTGGATGAAACAATTGTTGACTGAAAAGAGGAGTTTTATCTGCCACATCCCTAATAAGATTCTTACTCAAAAACATATTTCCTTCATCTAAGTttctttgaggcatttcatcaaatACCTTGAACACAAACTTAAAACAACCTAAACGTTATAACAACACACCCAACAaaataaatcaagcaaaaaaataaaaaatagaacccACAACAAAACAAGCACAATAAAGTAAACTATTACATGAACACACACACATAAACTCCGAGCTTCCTTTTCTTCCGGTGGTGGCGGTGGCTCTGGTGGGGGTCGTTTTCCATGTCGATAACATTTTGGGGTTGCAAGCGATTGATGATTGATGGCGGACAGGGGGAGGAGTTTGATGGAGGTTGAGGAAGAAATATGTGTGGATCTAACATGGACGAGGGTTTCAAAGGAATGAAAAAAGAGGAGGAGAAACTTACAGTGGGGGAGAAACCAGGAAATTACCACCATAATGGTGATGAATAGCTCCAATGAGGGAGGAGGAACCCCTACAAGAGGAGGGGTGACACCCATCAAAAGAGGGAAACCCTAAGTTTAGAGATGAGAGAGCTTCTCTCTCTCAACatttcttatattatatataatttttttctccttaaatatttattattatctcTTCTTTCTATTATGtaaatttatctttcacatgTGATTAAAGAGacaattttataaaaactttcttgatttttcattttcatattagagttattattttttttaatatgtgtgaGTGTGAAAAGTCCAAAACGATTTATAATAAAAACGGAGCTAGTaacatttttgtttttgatattaaATAAACTAATACCATTCTTAACCTAGCAATCACAACCTATAAAATaagattaatttataaaaatgttaATCACAAAATTATTATTGCAATTTATACATACCTATATACAATTTTAAAtatcattaaaaattattaataaataaataataaataaacaaaaacataGTATTAGATCTTAGAAAGACAAACCCTGCAGTGTCTCACACAAATGTTTGATTTCACGGCAATGGCATCAGGGGATTCAAATCTACCACTTCAAACTCAAAGGTTGCAAATTTACCCCAAACCAAATTCTGGGGTCTCCCCCTTTTGGAGAGgtatttctttctttctcacgcTCTTGCTTCTCAATGAATTCCTGAATAAAAATTTAATCTTTTTGCTTTTGGGTTGCAGAAAAGTATGAAAAAGATGCTAAGCGAAATTGGGATGTTTTCTACAAGCGCCACAAGGACAAGGTTTGTGTTTTGTAACCTATTTTTTAGTTTGATTTATTTGCTAGTACTTGTAATTTGACTATAGTGATGATACTTTTCCTCAGTTTTTCAAAGACAGACATTACCTGGATAAGGAGTGGGGTGATTACTTTTCAGTGAGTTGAATGAATAATAGCTTAATTTTTAAGTTGATTTATGTTTTTTCAATGTGCTAATGAGTTAAGTAATCTTTAATTTCAGGGAGGAGGGAAGAAAGTGATTTTGGAGGTAGTATATTTGCTCATGCTATGCTCTTTCGCCTCTATGGTGTAGAACTTATAACTTTATCATATATATGATTAGTCTGATCAGTTTGACTTATTTGAGCTTATCTGACTACATAAACATTCGTGACTTTTTGGGAGATTTTATGAGAACAACTATTGTTTTTAGCTTATTTCGTTGAGCTCTCTGGGATAGTCTATAAAATAGTTTACATGAAAACGGTTTGACTTATTTTATCTTGTGTTAATATCATAAGGGCTTATGTTATAAAcgcttaattaagttgtttatccaaacattaTGATATAAGTAACGATAAGCGTTGTTTATTGAACAGGTTGGTTGTGGAGCTGGAAATACCATCTTTCCTGTGATCGCTTCATATCCAGATGCTTTCGTTTATGCATGTGATTTCTCACCACGAGCTGTTGAATTGGTTAAGGTTGAAAACCTGCTTTATCTAAACTTAAACTCTCTGTCATATCATCATCTgcttgttgtatatgttgcatagTGACTTGACTTGGCCGTATgctttttgattcaatcttgatctattCTTGTTTTTGTTTACATAGATCTAATTAGAACAAATTCACGTTCCTTATTGCAGGCGCATGAAGACTATAAGGAATCCCATGTCCACGCTTTTGTCTCTGATTTGACAGCTGATGATCTATGCAAAgagatcagtccatcttctgtTGATATCGTTACAATGGTATCTGAAATTCTGCATGACAgatatagcttatagcttatgtttaCAGTTTATGTAGAATGATTATGTGATCGCATTACTTTAGTATGTTTGAGACTATCATGTTCTACGAAGCACTGACACAAACACATACACGATACTGACACATTCAGACAACAGACACACTTTCAATCTATAGTGTTAGTTATGAATAGATAACTTTCTTGCCATATTTCAAATAACTTCTGTTTTACTATTATTGAATATTACTTATGACTCTTAGTTAATTACCTGACATGGTAAGCAGATATTTATGTTATCTGCAGTGTCTCCGGAAAAGATGCCTCTAGTTTTGCAGAATATTAGAAAAGTTATCAAGGTAAGAAATCGTTACATTTAGTACTGTGAATTCGTAATAATTTTTTCTCAAACCTTGCTAGATAACTTGTTCATGTGTGATGATAATAATACCCTTTCTTCGTTTACAGCCAAATGGATATGTGCTGCTGCGTGACTATGCTACCGGTGACCTTGCTCAGGTTGATTTtatcatatcttttctttttaacTCTTCTACTAGAAAGCAGACAAGTTCTCGATTATTATCCAGATCATGATTTGTATAATGATTTTTATGTGATATAGGAGAGATTCTCCGGCAAGGATCAAAAGATAAGCGATAACTTTTATGTTAGAGGCGACGGCACTGTAAGTTTTCAGTTTTGTCCATAATATCTTAGTTCACATGTGAGTTTCTTGTTTTCTAATGTAATACTCCTTTTTGTTTTGTATTCAGCGCGCTTACTATTTTTCAAATGAGTTCTTGACAAATTTATTCGAAGAAAATGGTTTTGATGTTCACGAACTTGACGTATGCTGCAAAGAAGTTGAGAACCGCTCAAGGGAGTTGATAATGAAACGGTAATACTTTGTACTTCAAGTCCGTTTTTGTTCGATGAATCATGAGATTATAGCTTTATGAGttgtcttttttatttttcttcgttGTTTGGTGGTTTCAGGCGTTGGATCCAAGGTGTTTTTCGTGTTTCAGATGGTTCCGTCTCTTCTGCTAGTAAAGAAGCGGAGGCCAATCATCTTGATAGTGATAACAATATTGGCACGGAAATCGATCAAAATAATTATGATAGTTTAACCGACGCTGTTATTGACATGTCCGAGGGAGTTGCGGCTGACATGTTTGGCGTCTTGCCTTCCGACGAGTATGAGATTATTGAGATCAAACTTAGAGGCTGGAATTTCAAGATTAACTTACTCTCAAAAGAGTACCAACACACCTGCAAATCAACTGGTTTGATGCTGTGGGAATCGGCCCAATTAATGGCTTCCGTCCTTGCCGAAAATCCCAACATTGTTGCAGGAAAAAGGGTCTTGGAGTTAGGGTGCGGCAGTGGCGGAATCTGCTCTATGATTGCTTCTAGACACTCCGATCAAGTAGTTGCTACTGACGGAGATGATTTCGCACTTGACTTATTAGCCAAAAACGTTGCATCGAATATCGAATCGCCACTTCTGACTAAACTAACTACGAAAAAACTCAAATGGGGAAACAAAGATCACATAGAAAGCATACAGAAATTGAGTAACGGAGGGTTCGATGTCATCATTGGCACCGATGTTACGTATGTTCACGAAGCCATATTGCCTTTGTTTGCAACTGCAAAAGAACTTATTGCTTGCAGTGAAAGTAACAAAGACGATAATGTTCCTGCACTTATTCTTTGCCATATCTTTCGCCGTGTTGACGAACCAACATTGCTATCAGCTGCTGCGCAATTCGGGTTTAGATTAGTAGACAGGTGGCCTACTACTGGAAATTCGACGGAAACATCGAGAAGCATTATTGATAATTGGTTTGTGGAGAATGACTTAAAGGATGATCTTCCTAGTGCAGCATTAAACATCTTGCTCTTTTGCAAAGATTGAAATCAAATTTTGTACTCTAGCTTGAAGAACTAATGCAAggtgttttgttgatttttgttacaATACAAAATGAGTAGTAGAATGATTTTTCCATGTTAATTCATTGTAGTACTTCACATTCCATTCCATTTAAGCTCATTGGTAGAAGTTATTTGTAGCATCCCATCCTGTAATGGTGTTACAAATTCTGTGTTTTAATTGAAGCTGTATTTTCATATTTCATTGAGTTGCTCCCTACTTTGGGGGTGCTACTCATTATCATCAtcttatattattgttgaatttgAAAAGCTTGATTTTGCAAAAGCTAAATATAGTCTTACTTTAAAATCATCTAAAAGTTTATTGCATTATAAAAAATGGCTAGGGATGGAAAtttcaaaatgaaaaaataaaaaaataaaaaaaatggttttagaAGTGAAGGACTCaaatttaattttgattaaaatttaaaataaaagtgttTTAAGCCAAGTGTTTACACTAATAaaagtttgataaattaattaaaaaaaaaaaaaccatttttcaGAATAAAAAAAAGTGATAAATTCATTAAGATTAAATAGTTGTTGTTGGATAAGTCAAAATGGGCTTTAATATAGTGACAGAGAGGATCATTTgtctttctaaaataatattttttattcgaaATAATAATTCATTTTGCtgaacattttaattaaaactcatgattgtttaatatttttgtttgtttttttttaaatttttgcttTATGCGGCCTAAATAATGTTTTGTTGTGGGAAATAGAGGGGATTGAGAGTAATTGTTTTGAAtttatcttctttttcttttccatcaatattttgaatttgagtacattaaaatctttttttattttttatttttaaacaaatgcTTGGACACAACTGGTTAGCGAGAGTTTATATTTAGGAGTAAATTTAGCTTTCAATTATTGTTTATGGAACAATGAGTAATATACTAACATTTGTTTatccaaaattaaaataaatttttaaacatAACACTTAAATTAATTATGGTGGATGAAAAACTGAACTGATATTTACAATATTTACTActtgaattaaataaatataattaattaatttaaagttCAATATGTAATCATaatatttctttctatttttcatatTGTATTGCTGTAAACAAATTAATAAGACTcacaaattaataaatttattaaaaaaacaaataatttcttttgaatgacaaatataaattaattaaaggaAAAAATATTTTTCCGCTCTTAGTTGAATCTAACATctccattcttcttcttcttctcctcatTCCTTCAAATTCTTCATCTCTTGTTTCATTTTTTCTCATCAAACACTGCATTCAGAAGCATTTCTTGAAATGTTACTTTAATTCAACAAATCAATTAAACCAATTAAATTTATCTCTTCCACTATACCACTGAGAAATGAAAACAAGGACCACTCTACCAACACTCACTTTCTCTGCACTCAAACTGAAACATTTTATTCCATTTTTCCTATTAATTAAAAGACTAAAATGAATCCTTTATAACAAATATATCTTCATTTTCTATGACCAATAATAGCTCCAAACTGCATGCACATGTTACCATAGGATGTAGCTCACTGTATTTCATATTTACCTTTACATTACAATTTTTAACAAGTGATAAATAACTTGATGAATTGACCATAACAACCCTCTTAATTCCCACACCATTGAAGCTTCAGCTGGAGCCTGCAAAAATATTTGTAACAACAATTCTGAAAGTGtctacaaaaaaagaaaaaagaaaatccaaaccctaataTTATATATAGTTTGGTATATGAATTCATAATCAATTGTACAAATTTAAGgatcatatttttatatataatttttcaaataaacttAATCAAATATGTCAAAAATGTCATTACAAAGTATAAGAAAAAAATGCTAAAAATAAACTATTTCATATATTAAAAATGAGATCACTAAAACTGAACAGTAGCTTGGTTGACTTAAAGTATAACTATGATGAAAATTCATCAATTAATTATAAGAGTCAACCTCCATAATTATGAAAATAGATTCTGCATCTAGACTCACAAATGTGCCTCATACAGAAAAAAAAATCTTAAGTGTTTTTCTATTATAAGAAGGGACAGAAAACAAAACAgtatatagaaagaaaaaaaagatggtGATGGGGTGACAGATAGAAAGTGAGCACGCATAGCTTCAAATACGAAACATCATATAAGAAAGTACCATGTGTGCTCACTCTCTTCTGTCACCTCCCTTACCCTCAATCGAACCATAGATGCATTATTGATCAACTGCGATCTCGAGTCTTTAGATGACCTCTCTAAATTCTACAACATTGAAGCTAAGTGTTTCTTATGTATGGAACAAATGAGAAACTTGTTGTTGTCTGAGGAGATGAAGGGGGATACAAGGGTATATATAGAGCCCAAAAGATTGCATCATGTATATAAAGTATGGAAGGAATAAATGTGGGGTTTCTCTTCCATTGCTCTTTCTTAATTTATTATACAAGTTATGGGGAAtagagaaattaaaaaataagaaaaaaaagtatATACATCCAATATAGTTCTATCCTGTCATACAATTATGCTTAGAgaatattcattttttatttattttaaaaaaaagtatgtATAAATTTTAAGTCTctataaaaatatcattttttatttttaatatttttaaatttttcattCAAACAATAATTCTAAAATGTTTTCTGTTCACAAATTTGGTCAACATTAAATTTTAAACTCTATCAAACTAAAAATGAAGTTTAATAATAGAGTTATAGTGATTAAAAATTTACATTCATGTAAATATCtaattcttataaatattttattttttatttttagttttttaatataatattatttatgtaGTATTTAACAATGATGAATAAATTTGTTGACAGaatatatttaaataacaatTGTTAGGAGAAACTTTTTTATAAGactgtaaaaataaaatatagtatatatttataaTGTTTGAAAAAGTGTTTAATGTTGAACCTTGGTCATGACACTCTCCTCTCAACAATTCTACTAATTAATTAGTAGTCATAAATACAACCATAGTCACAATCTCACGGGAATGAAACCTctcattttttaataataaattattagaaATTGAGgagtattatatttatatttttattgagtTTAATGGTGatgcactgatagtgtaaaaaagttttacactgtcatccaatgagAATATATCATTCTGCCATGTCATCtcagtaatttaaaaataacagtatgacttggtaggatacatggtcgtgattggttgacagtgtaaaagatttttacactgttagtgcatcacccattttctcattTTTATTAGAGATTGAATCTTAAAACttaaattcttttaatttttaatttaattaatttaaatctgtTGAACtatctctttcatcagaagaatccTCTCATCAATTTCTGTCTCTTAGTAAATTCATCGTCCATTTCCCAAGCATGTTCTCCTGAGTTCATATTATACTGTTTAAATTCATCGTCCATTTCCCAGTTACTGTATACTGAAAAGTTTAATTCCAAAGCATCTTGTAATTCTAAATATGTTGACTCCCCAATCATGTCTTGAAGCCTCTGTAAAAGATTAGTTGTATTCCTTAAAAAACTCACAAGGCCCTTGAAAGTAAATAGTAATTTAAGACAAGTggccaattatatatatatatatatatatatatatatatatatatatatatatatatatatatatatatatatatatataaaaattaagtgATAATGCTATTTTTATGTGAGAATTGTAGGAATAATTATTAGCCTTTTGATTTAAACATAAATGTTTGAGATTAAATATTTCATATGTGATTATCTTTCATACGTTATATCTCCTTAGAGAATTTCCTATGTCGCCTCTTATGGACCTTTAAAAAGTATACCAATACCTGGTCTCTCAACCACGAGGGCTTGGAAAGGGGAAGTGATTTAGCCTAATCGCCTTCTCATTTGGACGAGTCCTTTAGGCATATCTGAGGCGAGTCCCTTAAGTGTAACTAGGGTGAGTCCCACAAGCACATTTGAGGTGAGTCCCTCAAGTGTACCTATGGAAAGTTTCTTAAGTGTGGCCTAGGGTAAGCTTCGAGGTGACAATAGGATGAATCCTTAATCGTTAGTTGAGGGAAATGCCCAAAAGTCAGGTGGGGGTTATTTGTGACCTAGGGGTTATAgttcatttttttcattaattacaAAAATTGAAAAGATAAGTTTGTGAAAAGATAAGTTTGTGAGAGTTAGAGGGAAAGATGATACCTTTATGGTCACTACGGGGATAAATGGTACTCTTTGCTTACCTCTAGCATAGATAGGCAATACAATGGTAATCACTAGGTATGACTTTTACTACCTCACACCTGATGAGACAAAGGTGGTTTAAATTTTGGATAAATTCTATCTCATGAGTTCTTGTACCATGATCATCTTAAATTAAAGGGATGGTAGCGACATAAACAAATATATAAGTAATTTTGATGTGTAATGGCCcttatttatggttttttttccGTTCGGGTTGCTTATATTTCCCTTCATGTTTTGTAGAGAAAACATCAAAAATCCCTTTGGCTGAAATAAGGGAGCATGTGACCAAGAAAAGGTTGAGCGCATGGGAGCAGATAACCCTTATAGTCGTCTAGACAGCTTGATCAAGAAAGGGTCTAAAAGGCAAGTTGACGGAGACTCTCCCCCTTGAGCTCCGCGACTTAAAATCCAAAAACAAGATGTGGGCTCCTCCTCTTCTATAAAGGATAAGGAAATCTATTTCCCTCATGCAGACGAGGCTGGAGAGCATTCATATCCCTCAAGAAACAATCCACCTCTTTAATCCTCCACCTGGAATGATCCCACATTTGATGCCATAAATTCACTAGTTCTCGCTTTATTTTCCATGAAGACTATAAGGATATATCCAACAAGATACCTCACAATTTGTCCGACCTAAAGGAGAACCACTTGCAAAAGGTCTTGCTGATAGAGCACGTTGACCGAGAGAAGCACGCCTAGATTGTGAATGAGCTGAAGTCAAAGGTTGTTGAAACCCAAGGGaatctcaccaaagatcaagcaATAATGCAtgctttaaataaatataaagaggTCCGGGTAGCTAAATTTGAGAAAGTGGAGTCAAAGGCTCGTGATATTTCAACTTCAAAGCAAAAACAAAAGGAATCCCTTAAGGACGCCCTTTTCTCAAAGGAGAAAATAGGGGAGGATTTGTCTGCACTTAAGGATGACCTAATGGATACCTCTGACTGTTATTTTGAATGGGAAAAGAACAAGTCACATTCCTCTATCCTCGGGAGGATTTGAGCCAAATGGACTTTTTAAAGGTGGTTCATGACAACCAATTGGCGGAGGAAGAAGAGATTTCACCCTCTGAAAAATGTGTCACCTCTACTGGTGATGACACCCAAATTAAGGCCAAGGGAAAAATATAGAAATGGAAAAATCTCCCTAAGAGGATGCAACTCACCAAGAGGGTATTTCTAAGCAATAAACGATTCCAAAGGCGAGCTAGTGAGCTAGAGGTTTTTGTCGTTTCTTTTTGGCCTTTTGTGGCTTATTTTGTAATCATTCCTTTAGAGGCGTATTTAGATTATGCACTGAGGGGTTTTTGTATAATGATGAACTACTCCCTTAGGAGTTTCCTTTATATTTTCATCCCTTTGGGATTAATCAGATGGTGGGCTTGCAAGCCCTTGTTTAGTTTTGTCTGCTCTATCTAAGAATATTTTTTGAACAAGTTTTAGCCTTATTTTGGTATTGTAGGATGATGACTCACATATTTGGATGATAATGTCACCACTTGGGTGGAAAGGATTCCTCCACGAGGATCCAACATATgtgatttgaaggatagaaaaacacttagaaag from Vicia villosa cultivar HV-30 ecotype Madison, WI linkage group LG4, Vvil1.0, whole genome shotgun sequence encodes the following:
- the LOC131600552 gene encoding uncharacterized protein LOC131600552; amino-acid sequence: MFDFTAMASGDSNLPLQTQRLQIYPKPNSGVSPFWREKYEKDAKRNWDVFYKRHKDKFFKDRHYLDKEWGDYFSGGGKKVILEVGCGAGNTIFPVIASYPDAFVYACDFSPRAVELVKAHEDYKESHVHAFVSDLTADDLCKEISPSSVDIVTMIFMLSAVSPEKMPLVLQNIRKVIKPNGYVLLRDYATGDLAQERFSGKDQKISDNFYVRGDGTRAYYFSNEFLTNLFEENGFDVHELDVCCKEVENRSRELIMKRRWIQGVFRVSDGSVSSASKEAEANHLDSDNNIGTEIDQNNYDSLTDAVIDMSEGVAADMFGVLPSDEYEIIEIKLRGWNFKINLLSKEYQHTCKSTGLMLWESAQLMASVLAENPNIVAGKRVLELGCGSGGICSMIASRHSDQVVATDGDDFALDLLAKNVASNIESPLLTKLTTKKLKWGNKDHIESIQKLSNGGFDVIIGTDVTYVHEAILPLFATAKELIACSESNKDDNVPALILCHIFRRVDEPTLLSAAAQFGFRLVDRWPTTGNSTETSRSIIDNWFVENDLKDDLPSAALNILLFCKD